Below is a window of uncultured Ilyobacter sp. DNA.
ACTCTCTCCGCTACTCAGCCTGCTCGCATTCTTATCAGATAAGTGCTCTATTTTAAATTCAGACAAAAGAAAATTCACTCTCTTTTTTATCTTTTCATTATCCCATTTCCTTATTTTTAAAGGATAGGCTATATTCTCATAAACAGTTCTTTTCAGTAAATAAAAATTTTGCTGAACAAATGTTATATCCATCTCGTCTATTCCTTTTTTTAAAATTTCTCCTTCAAAATCCTTTTCTAGCCCAGATATCAAAGAAAACAATGTGGTTTTCCCCAAACCATTTTCACCTCTTACAGCTGTTATTCCTAGAGTATCTATCACCATTTTTTCTATATCTAAAACTCTTCTTTTACCAAATGATTTGACAAGGTTGCTTATCTCTATCATAGTTTGTCTACTCTCCCTTGTGAAGTATATACACCACACTGTTGATGCCAAATGTTAACATCATAAGTATTATTCCGAGAGCTATCCCCATTGGATAGTCCCCCATGGAATTCAGCATAGAAATAGTCGTTGTCATTACCCTGGTTCTTCCTTTGATGTTCCCCCCTACTATCATTACAGCTCCTACTTCTGTTATAGCCCTTGAAAAACAAGTCAGAAATATCACCAGGAGTTCTTCCTTAAGTTCCTTCAAAACCAGTATCAGCAACTCCTTTTTCTTTGCCCCTAGGAGTTTTCCTTCATTTTTTATTCTTCTTCCTTGGAATTTCGAAAGCTTATATGAGAGTCCCATCCCCAGTGGAAAAACTAAAAGAACCTGGGCAATTATCATCGCTCCAGGTGTGTAAAGAAGTCCTAAAAATCCAAATATAGAACGTCTAGACATAAGAAGTGCTACTACGACTCCTATTACTACAGAAGGAACCCCCATCATTGAGAACACTATCTTTTCAAATAATCTTTCTCTTCTAAACTTTCTTAGACCTATGGATACACCAATCGGTATAAACAAAGCTGTGGCTATAAGAGTTGCACTTAATGAAACCAAGATAGAGAGTAGTATAATACTATACAACTCCCTATCTAATTTTACTAAAAGAGTAAATGCTTGAGATACTCCCTGTATTATATAATCCATAAACTAATTTTTTCTGTCTGGGACAAATAATGACATTCCAAATTTTTCAACACCAAATTTTCCAACTTTATCTTTTATTGCCTCAGAAGAGATCCAGTCCATAAATACCTTAGCACCTTCAGCATTTATATATTTATTTTTTGAAGGATCGATAGTTATAACTCCATACTGGTTTAGAAGACTTTGATCTTCCCCTACTTTTATTTCAAGATCAAGATCTTTGCTCAAGTTTAGATAAGTAGCCATATCTGTAAGGGTATAAGCCTGCATCTCACTGGCTATTTTCAATGTAGCTCCCATTCCACTTCCTGAAATAATATACCATCCACCTTTAGGAGTTATCTTATTTTCTTTCCACAATTGAAGCTCTTTTTTATTTGTTCCAGAGTTATCCCCTCTTGAAGCAAAATTTAACTTCTCCTCGCTTATTTTTCCTAGGGCATCTTCCACAGAAGACATCTTCAGATTATCCTTTGGACCTACAATCACAAAATAATTATGAAAAACTTCCCTTCTCTCCTTACCATGTCCATCTTCCATAAACTTTAACTCCGAAGGCTTTGCATGTACTAGAAGAACATCAGCCTCTCCGTCTCTACCCATTTGAAGAGCTTTACCAGTTCCCACTGCGATAAGTTTCACCTTGTATCCTGTTTCACTTTCAAAAGTTGGTATAAGATAATCCATAAGCCCTGAATCTCTTACGCTGGTAGTAGTAGCTAGAACGATATCTTTATTAGACTTCGCAAAAACTCCAACTGAACAAAGCACCCCGATTAACAATATTAGTAGCGACCTTTTGATTTTTACCATTTTTTACTCCCCCTTATTCAATTTGTTAAACTATTTAAAGTCTATAAAAAGAAACTACAGTGTAGTTAACCTTTTATCAATTTTAAATTCTGATAATTTTTATCTATTTCATAGTATTTTTTAACTACTTAAAAACAAATAGTGGTAATTTTTTAAATTACCACTATTTGAAATTTTAATTCAATTTTATAAAAATTACAACTATAAATTTTATAAAAATAAATTTTATTATTCACACTTCAAGAATTTTAAGCCTCAAAACTTGAAAAACTATTGTTCTCCAAATCTATATATAACACCTGACTTTGTAAAGAATCACCCTTGCTTAGTAATAGTTTCAAGGTTTCTGACACTTGTATCGATGCAGTTAAAGCCGGAGTAAAAGAGGGATTCCCAAGTTCTGCCTCTATACCCTTCTCTATGCCGCCATACATTTTTTTCAGTATAAAATCCCCCGGCCTTATTACCGCCACCTGAGCTACCCAGCCCCCGATTGCTCCGTGAACCATGGTAATCCCCAATCTAGAACATTTTTCTTCCACCATTTTTTTCAGAGGTATAGAATCTAACGCATCTATTACCAAGTCTATATCCGTTAGCAACTTTTCTATATTTTCCTCATCAATTTTAAGGTTGAACCCCTCTCTTTCGATATCTGAATTTATTGCTTTTATCCGTTTCAAAGCTTCATCCACTTTTAAAAATCCCAGGTTTTTTTCATCAGAAAGGATCTGTCGGTTGAGATTACTCTCATCAAAAACATCAAAATCAACTACCTTGAGATTACCCACTCCCAATCTTGCCAGCATTTCGATTATATAACCACCCAGTCCCCCACATCCCAAAACCAGAACTTTTTTGTTTTTCAAAACTTCCTGTTCCTTTTGAGAAATAAGTTTTTTGTTCTTGAGGTAGCGTTTTGAGTCTGCCATACTAACCTCCTCCTACTGGAGGGAATAAAGCTATCCGGTCGTCGGGTTTTAATTTTTTCTTAAAGTCTTTTTCCCGGCGTCCGTTTTGCATAATGATGACAGTTGATCTGTCTATCTCTCCGATCAAGTCCATCAGCTCATCTATAGAAAAACCTTCTGGAATTTCAAATTCTTTTACTCCCCTGCTTTCCTCGGGGAACATCTCTCTGAGATTAGCAAAAAGTCTGACCTCTATCTTTATCTTCCCAGCCATCTACCCTCCTAAAATTCCAGTGTCATATCAAGCTCTTCGTCGGTAATGTCAAAGACAACATTATGCGGCTCTAAATTTTCATTGAAAAACTCTGGAAGCCTGTCATGGGCCTTTGTAAATCCGGCCCTTTTATTAAACTCTTTTTCCATTTTGAGAATTTCCTGCCCCAAAGTTATTACATCTTCAACCCCTATACTGGTGTTGTATTCTGCATTTATCATATTTACGATTTCCTGAAGTGCTCCTTCGTTATCGAGGATTGCAAAGGCCACAAATAGGCACAGTCCTGTACTGTCTATAGCAGCTGTCGCCACTTGAAGGTTTCTCGAAAGATCTACCTGCCCCTCTTTCTTTAGAGGATCTACAGTTCCACCTACTCCTAAAATATTTGCAGTAACAGAATATCCCGCTGTATGGTCGGCACCCATAGGACTGGTAGCATATGTTACCCCTATACCCTTTACTGACCTCGGGTCATAGGCAGGAAGAGCCTGTTTCTTTACGACTGGTACCCTCTCTGTACCGAAGGCCTGCCCTGTAAATGCTGCCCCGTTACCTATAATACGACCTATAGGAGATCCCTTCCCTACTTCTTCTACAAGTTTTATAGCGGCCTTGTCGTCTCCTAGCTCTATATATTTCCCTTCCATGGCAATTCCCACGGCAACTCCTGTATCTATGGTATCTATCCCTATATCATCACAAAGTCTGTCCATTTTGGCAATGGAATCAAGGTTCTTTATGTGACAATGGGCTCCAAATGCCCATATAGTTTCATATTCAAATCCACCAGTTAGATAATCTCCATTTTCATCGTTGTACATCTGCGAGCATCTCATGATGCATCCAGGATGGCATGCGTGGGTAGCATTCCCCTTCCTTTTGTTTATTAGCTCATACATTGTTTCCCCGCTTATATTTTCAGCAAATTCAAAACGTCCGTTTCTAAAGTTGTCTGTAGGAAGTCCTCCAGCTTCATTTAGAATATTCACAAGAACTGCAGTTCCATATGTAGGAAGTCCCTGACCAGAAACTGGGTGGTCTAATATCATCTTAGAAAATGATCTAGAGGCCTTCATAAATGAGTCCTTATCATGATATTTCACTTCATTTGTCTTCCCACTATCTATGAGTATAGCCTTTATTCCCTTAGAGCCAAGTACGGCTCCGGTCCCCCCACGTCCACAGTGTCTTGTAGGGTGCCCCTCTGTGTCGGTGACAGCTATTGAGGCCGCAGAAAGTTTCATCTCTCCAGCCTGACCAACAGACATAACTGTAGTCTTACTTCCAAATTTCTCCCTTAAGATATCGCCTGTTTCATAATTTCCCTTCATTCTCAGATAACTGGCATCCTCTATAGAAACACATTCATCTGTTACTTTTATGAGATTTAGCTCTTCTTTATCAGGCTTGTCCTCAATTATTATCGCCTTATATCCAAGTTTTGCAAGAGTCTGTGCAGCAGTTCCTCCTGCATTTGATTCTTTTATCCCCCCTGTCAGAGGACTCTTCGTTCCCACACTCAGCCTTCCCGAGCTAGGAGCCATTGAACCAGAAAGAAGCCCAGGAGCTATGACAAGTTTGTTATTTTTCCCTAGAGGATGACATGTAGCATCCACTTCTTCAGAAATAATTTTAGATGTAAGCCCTCTGCCTCCCAATGCCATGTACTCAGATTTCACTTCTTCGTAAGTAATAGATTTGTTTCTCATATTAATACGACAGATTTTCAAAATAAATCCCTCCTTTTTTTGGCTCCTTTCCAAACGCGGGAGGCAGACCGGTTTCCCTGTCTACCCAGTGGTGCAGTTCCCTAGACTTTCTCCTTAGGAATTTACACTCGGAGTAGTAATATAAAAATAAATTTTTTATAATTTATTTGCCTATATTAAATTTTCAGTTGAGTAAACGGAATATATTTCAGTATCACTAATTAAAGCTCCGATATTCATATCACTATCTGAATTTTCTTTTTCCAAAACAAACTATATTTTTAGAGTAATAAAAGATTTTGCAGTAAGTATATTCTATGGCAACCTTATTCAATAAAAATAAAATAACACCTGCATTAAACAGATACACCTAATACTTCGAATTCCTTTTTAAAATAGATCAAAATTGTCAGATAAAGACACATATACCAAACTAAAAGCAAAGCATTATTTTATCTAGAATTTTTACTCTTTAAGCTTCCAATAGCCAAAATTAAAACTTTATATTTTTATAGTTTTTTCTGTCGATAAGTAGTATATTAAATTTATAAACAAATTCTATGTATAAAAATTAAGAAAGAGAGGGATTTTATGAAGTATGTGATAGAAATTATCCTAGTATTTATGACATTTGGATGTATTTCAGCCCCAAAAGATCTCGGAGTAAAATCGGGAAAATTGTCTCCCTTGAAATCATCCCCAAATGGTGTATCTTCACAGACAGACCAGGTGAAAAAACATGTGGACCCCCTGGTGTTAGACATCCCTGTAAGTGATGCAAAAAAAATAATCA
It encodes the following:
- a CDS encoding ABC transporter permease, producing the protein MDYIIQGVSQAFTLLVKLDRELYSIILLSILVSLSATLIATALFIPIGVSIGLRKFRRERLFEKIVFSMMGVPSVVIGVVVALLMSRRSIFGFLGLLYTPGAMIIAQVLLVFPLGMGLSYKLSKFQGRRIKNEGKLLGAKKKELLILVLKELKEELLVIFLTCFSRAITEVGAVMIVGGNIKGRTRVMTTTISMLNSMGDYPMGIALGIILMMLTFGINSVVYILHKGE
- a CDS encoding MoaD/ThiS family protein codes for the protein MAGKIKIEVRLFANLREMFPEESRGVKEFEIPEGFSIDELMDLIGEIDRSTVIIMQNGRREKDFKKKLKPDDRIALFPPVGGG
- a CDS encoding substrate-binding domain-containing protein is translated as MVKIKRSLLILLIGVLCSVGVFAKSNKDIVLATTTSVRDSGLMDYLIPTFESETGYKVKLIAVGTGKALQMGRDGEADVLLVHAKPSELKFMEDGHGKERREVFHNYFVIVGPKDNLKMSSVEDALGKISEEKLNFASRGDNSGTNKKELQLWKENKITPKGGWYIISGSGMGATLKIASEMQAYTLTDMATYLNLSKDLDLEIKVGEDQSLLNQYGVITIDPSKNKYINAEGAKVFMDWISSEAIKDKVGKFGVEKFGMSLFVPDRKN
- a CDS encoding HesA/MoeB/ThiF family protein yields the protein MADSKRYLKNKKLISQKEQEVLKNKKVLVLGCGGLGGYIIEMLARLGVGNLKVVDFDVFDESNLNRQILSDEKNLGFLKVDEALKRIKAINSDIEREGFNLKIDEENIEKLLTDIDLVIDALDSIPLKKMVEEKCSRLGITMVHGAIGGWVAQVAVIRPGDFILKKMYGGIEKGIEAELGNPSFTPALTASIQVSETLKLLLSKGDSLQSQVLYIDLENNSFSSFEA
- a CDS encoding ATP-binding cassette domain-containing protein → MIEISNLVKSFGKRRVLDIEKMVIDTLGITAVRGENGLGKTTLFSLISGLEKDFEGEILKKGIDEMDITFVQQNFYLLKRTVYENIAYPLKIRKWDNEKIKKRVNFLLSEFKIEHLSDKNASRLSSGESQKVAIARALSFRPKLILLDEPTSNLDKESTFLAESVLSKYTLEEKAGIVMISHDNEQIKRMADQIIELKDYIKGVN
- a CDS encoding aldehyde ferredoxin oxidoreductase C-terminal domain-containing protein gives rise to the protein MERSQKKEGFILKICRINMRNKSITYEEVKSEYMALGGRGLTSKIISEEVDATCHPLGKNNKLVIAPGLLSGSMAPSSGRLSVGTKSPLTGGIKESNAGGTAAQTLAKLGYKAIIIEDKPDKEELNLIKVTDECVSIEDASYLRMKGNYETGDILREKFGSKTTVMSVGQAGEMKLSAASIAVTDTEGHPTRHCGRGGTGAVLGSKGIKAILIDSGKTNEVKYHDKDSFMKASRSFSKMILDHPVSGQGLPTYGTAVLVNILNEAGGLPTDNFRNGRFEFAENISGETMYELINKRKGNATHACHPGCIMRCSQMYNDENGDYLTGGFEYETIWAFGAHCHIKNLDSIAKMDRLCDDIGIDTIDTGVAVGIAMEGKYIELGDDKAAIKLVEEVGKGSPIGRIIGNGAAFTGQAFGTERVPVVKKQALPAYDPRSVKGIGVTYATSPMGADHTAGYSVTANILGVGGTVDPLKKEGQVDLSRNLQVATAAIDSTGLCLFVAFAILDNEGALQEIVNMINAEYNTSIGVEDVITLGQEILKMEKEFNKRAGFTKAHDRLPEFFNENLEPHNVVFDITDEELDMTLEF